CGCCTTCTGCGCATCGAAAATGCGCTTCACGATGTTGACCGCCTGGGTCGAGGCGAGGTCGACCGGCTTGTCCAGGATCAGCCAGCCGTCGACCTTGCCGCCGCGCTTACGCTTCATCGTCCTCATCCTTCCCGGACTTGAGATCGCGGGCGACCGCGGGGTCGTGCAGGATGCGTTCGATCCTGCTCGCTTCCTCGAAGGTCTCGTCGGCGCGGAAACGGATGGTCGGCGTGAACTGCATGTTCACCGCCCGCCCGAGTTCGCCGCGGAAATAGCCGGCGGCGCGGTTCATCGCTTCCACCACCTTCACCGTATCGGTGCCGCCCAGCGGCAGGACGAAGGCCGTGGCGTTGCGCAGGTCCGGGCTGACGCGGACCTCCGTCACGGTGATGATCTTTCCGTGCAGGTCGGGATCGGCGAGATGGTTGTCGCGCAGGATCTCGGAGAGCGCGTGGCGCATCTCCTCGCCCACCCGCAACTGCCTCTGCCCCGCCGGCGCCGATGATTTCTTCTTGCGAGCCATGGTCTCGAAACTTCTGTCCACTCTTCCGATATATTCCCTTCCCCCCTTGTGGGGGAAGGTTGCGCAGGCTTAGCGAGGCGCAGCCGAGCTTAGCCGGAGCTGGATGGGGGGAAGCGCGCCGTCAGGCGCGCAG
Above is a genomic segment from Terriglobales bacterium containing:
- the rbfA gene encoding 30S ribosome-binding factor RbfA, producing MARKKKSSAPAGQRQLRVGEEMRHALSEILRDNHLADPDLHGKIITVTEVRVSPDLRNATAFVLPLGGTDTVKVVEAMNRAAGYFRGELGRAVNMQFTPTIRFRADETFEEASRIERILHDPAVARDLKSGKDEDDEA